GTTATAGAATTACAAGAAATGCTGACCTTTCTATTGATGAAGATGGAGCAGAGGATTTGCTTGAAGAAATAGAGCAGTCTATAAAAAAACGCAAGTGGGGTAATGCTGTAAGATTAGAGTACGAAAAAAATACCTCTCAAGAGATAATTGATTATATTTTAGAAGAATCAGAGGCTTTTGAAGGTGGAATGTATAGAATCGGTGGACCTTTAGATCTTACTTTTCTTATGAAGTTTTATAATTTAAAAGGCTACCAAGATTTAAAATTTGAAAATCAGATACCACTTCCTTCTATCACAGTTCAAAATAACGATATTTTTGAAGCTATAAGTGAAAGAGATATTATGCTTCATCATCCTTTTGAAAGCTTTGATACAGTTGTTGATTTTGTAAGACAAGCAGCTGATGATGACAATGTACTTGCGATTAAGCAAACTCTCTATAGGGTAAGTGGAAATTCACCAATAATATCAGCTCTTGCAAAGGCGGCAGAAAACGGCAAGCAGGTGACTGTGCTGGTAGAGCTAAAAGCGAGATTTGATGAGGAGAATAATATAATTTGGGCTAAACAGCTTGAAAAAGCTGGATGTCATGTAATATATGGACTTGTGGGCTTAAAAACCCATTGTAAGCTATTGCTTGTAGTGCGTAGAGAAGAAGATAAGATAAAGAGATATGTGCATATGGGGACAGGTAACTACAATGATGTAACTGCTAAGTTTTACACAGATACAGCAATAATGACTTGCAACCCTTATATTGGGGCAGATGCCTCAGCTGTTTTTAATATGTTATCTGGATTCAGCCAAATCCAAAGACTTGAAAAGCTAGATATAGCTCCAGTGGGATTGAGAAAGAAGATAGAAAATTTAATTAAGAATGAAATAAGAAATGCAAAAGAAGGGTTTGGAGGACAGATAATATTTAAAATGAATTCTCTGGTGGATGAAAGTATGATTAGACTTTTATATGAGGCTTCCGAGGCAGGAGTAAATATAAAGCTGATTATAAGGGGCATATGCTGTTTGGTTCCTGAATATCCTCAAGTAAGTGAAAATATAGAAGTAAAGAGTATCGTGGGGAAGTTGCTAGAGCATAGCAGAATCTTTTATTTTTATAATGCTGGTCAAGAAAAGATATTTATGTCTAGTGCCGACCTTATGCCTAGAAATCTTGATAGAAGAGTTGAGCTACTATTTCCAGTAGAGGATGAATGTAATAAAGCAAGAGTGAAAAATATTATTAATTTATATCTTTCAGATACTGACAAAACTAGAATTCTTCATAGTACAGGGGTATATAGCAGAGTAGACAAAAGGGGTAAAGAGCCTCTTAACGTTCAAGACTATTTTTATGATTATATCAAAAATAAGATAGATAATAGATTTAATTTTAATGAAATTACTGAGTTTAAACCAAGAACCTATGAAGAGTAGATAAAGACAATATAAAAACGCTCATTACCTTTTAGGTAATGAGCGTTTTAGCTTATTTATGTGGGTTTAATAAATTAACTGTGGGGAAGGGACTTACATTTTTTGTCTTGCTGTATAAGTTGTATGAAGTAATTCATGAGCTTTATGGCCATATGGTTCTCCTAGATATTCAGCATAAAGCTGTTTTATCATTGGATTCTCATGAGATTTTCTAATAGTTTTTGCTCTATCTTCAGAGTAAATACCTTCAATTCTTCTTGAAAGAATTGATAAGTCTCCATGGTGATATGGCTGTCCGCCTCCACCGATACATCCACCAGGACAAGCCATGATTTCTATAGCGTGATATTCAGCTTCACCTGCACGGATTTTTTCAAGTAAAGCTC
This is a stretch of genomic DNA from Acetoanaerobium sticklandii. It encodes these proteins:
- a CDS encoding RNA degradosome polyphosphate kinase; the protein is MTNNTVYPFFNRELSWLEFNTRVLEEAQDLKNPLFERLKFLAITASNLDEFFMVRVASLNDQIIAGYSKKDSAGLLPKEQLDRITLRVHELVSEKYNTYLRSLIPALKKEDIYFKRPKNLTDEQRNFVEKYFFNQIYPVLTPMVVDKSRPFPLILNKSLNIAILLRGNEDIEPVFATVQVPSVLDRFILLPCENDKKEFILLEDIIKIHMDMLFIGHEILDMACYRITRNADLSIDEDGAEDLLEEIEQSIKKRKWGNAVRLEYEKNTSQEIIDYILEESEAFEGGMYRIGGPLDLTFLMKFYNLKGYQDLKFENQIPLPSITVQNNDIFEAISERDIMLHHPFESFDTVVDFVRQAADDDNVLAIKQTLYRVSGNSPIISALAKAAENGKQVTVLVELKARFDEENNIIWAKQLEKAGCHVIYGLVGLKTHCKLLLVVRREEDKIKRYVHMGTGNYNDVTAKFYTDTAIMTCNPYIGADASAVFNMLSGFSQIQRLEKLDIAPVGLRKKIENLIKNEIRNAKEGFGGQIIFKMNSLVDESMIRLLYEASEAGVNIKLIIRGICCLVPEYPQVSENIEVKSIVGKLLEHSRIFYFYNAGQEKIFMSSADLMPRNLDRRVELLFPVEDECNKARVKNIINLYLSDTDKTRILHSTGVYSRVDKRGKEPLNVQDYFYDYIKNKIDNRFNFNEITEFKPRTYEE